The following is a genomic window from Sphingorhabdus sp. Alg231-15.
TTCATCATGAATCCCTGCCGTTCCATTGAGATGTCCCTCTACTTGCCTGGTTCATAATCTGGCAGTGCCGGTGCGGACAGCAAAGAGCCTGCCCCACCTTGATCCAGCCGTTCGGTCACCGATGTCAGTGATTTCGTGAGCGCCTGCATGTCCTGAACCAGTTGATCCACTTCCGGAATTGTCTTGGTTCCCAGCTGCTGCACGCCCGGGCGGGCGTCATCCAGCACGACACTCAATGCCGCCATGCTCTTTTCGGCAGCGGCGAGAGTTTTGGTGAGGTTTTTCGCCAGCGGCTCGCCATTCTTGCTCAAAAGCGCATTGGTATTGTCGGCAACGGCAGAGAGTTTTTCAGCGGTTTGCCCTGCATTGCGGATCGCAATTGATGATTCCGCCATCAGCGCTTCGAGATTGGGTGCTTGTTGCGCCAGACTGCCAGTCAGCCGCTCGGTATTGTTCAAAATGCCTTCGATCGATTCCTGGTTCTTGTCCGATAATAGCAAGGTCAGCCGGTCGGTCAGCGTCGCCAGTCGTTCAACAACCAGCGGCGCGCTGTTGAGCAGTTCGCCCAAAGCACCGGGTTTCGTTGGAATAACAGGCACGCCTTCCGGACCCAATTCTTCGATCGGCGGCGCACCCTTTACCGCGCCATCCAGTTGAATATTGGGGGGAGCGGTGAAGCTGATGCTTTGTATGGTAGCCGTTGTCCCTTGCAAGATCGGAGTTTCCTCACTCACCGCAATGCGCACGCGCACAAAATCCGGGTCTTTTTTCCACAGCTCGACATCCAGAACCTGACCGGAGGGGACACCTGCAAATGTTACCCCGGTCCCCTTTGCAAGGCCGCCCACCGACTGGGCAAAGAAGATATCATATTCCTTTTGAGCGCCATCGCCGAAGCGGACAATCCAGACAAGGAATGCGGCCACCAGAGCAAGCAAGGTCAGGGTGACTACACCGACAAGAATATGATTGGACCGTGTCTCCATTATTTCACCTTTATGGCCAGCCGTACCGGCACCTGCAACAAATCTCTGTATTTAGACCACATTTTCAAGCCCCGCTCGCTTCTTGTGGAGCCGCCATTCGCCCGCGCGGACCGTTGAAATATTCCTGTATCCACGGGTGATCGAGAGCCAGGAGTTCCGGAATTGTCCCGACCGCGATCACTTGCTGGTCGGCCAGGACTGCAACTCTGTCACAAATGGCATGCAATGTATCAAGATCATGCGTGATCAGAAAAACGGTTAAGCCGAGCGTTTGCTGTAATTCCTTGATCAGATTGTCAAAAGCCGCCGCGCCGATTGGATCAAGGCCCGCCGTGGGTTCGTCCAAGAACAGAAGCTCAGGGTCCAGCGCCAGCGCACGTGCCACACCGGCCCGTTTTTTCATGCCGCCGGATAGCTCGGATGGATATTTGGGCCCCGCTTCGGGAGGCAGCCCGGACAGGCCAACTTTATATTTCGCTACTTCCTGACGAAATTTGCGATCCATATCGGGATAGAATTCACGGATCGGGACCATGACATTTTCCGCCACCGTGAGCGTTGAAAACAGGGCGCCCCCTTGAAACAACACGCCCCAACGCTTTCGGATATCGACCGTCTCCGCTTC
Proteins encoded in this region:
- a CDS encoding MlaD family protein encodes the protein METRSNHILVGVVTLTLLALVAAFLVWIVRFGDGAQKEYDIFFAQSVGGLAKGTGVTFAGVPSGQVLDVELWKKDPDFVRVRIAVSEETPILQGTTATIQSISFTAPPNIQLDGAVKGAPPIEELGPEGVPVIPTKPGALGELLNSAPLVVERLATLTDRLTLLLSDKNQESIEGILNNTERLTGSLAQQAPNLEALMAESSIAIRNAGQTAEKLSAVADNTNALLSKNGEPLAKNLTKTLAAAEKSMAALSVVLDDARPGVQQLGTKTIPEVDQLVQDMQALTKSLTSVTERLDQGGAGSLLSAPALPDYEPGK
- a CDS encoding ATP-binding cassette domain-containing protein; translation: MDWMVLMEEEQPIICVRGLHNQFGDQVIHHELNLDVGRGEILGVVGGSGTGKSVLMRSIIGLQKPQHGEIEVFGEHLLGRPEAETVDIRKRWGVLFQGGALFSTLTVAENVMVPIREFYPDMDRKFRQEVAKYKVGLSGLPPEAGPKYPSELSGGMKKRAGVARALALDPELLFLDEPTAGLDPIGAAAFDNLIKELQQTLGLTVFLITHDLDTLHAICDRVAVLADQQVIAVGTIPELLALDHPWIQEYFNGPRGRMAAPQEASGA